Proteins encoded by one window of Scatophagus argus isolate fScaArg1 chromosome 4, fScaArg1.pri, whole genome shotgun sequence:
- the LOC124057862 gene encoding inactive phospholipid phosphatase 7-like isoform X2 codes for MPGSQARCRTRDRNNVLNRPEFLSLNQPPLREQGPGEGRGGSSLRRTSFRQHSQQEDTGGRGPRDSSEGCSAADGGLKETPRWPEQDCMQLNPSFRGIAINSLLAIDISLSKRLGVCVGAHSSGAPLRSMVTLLAFSGHALPWLCGTLICLWRSNTLAGQEVLVNLLLALLLDLMTVAGMQKLVKRRGPWDFPPGFLDYVAMDTYSFPAAHASRAVMVSKFLLNHLVLAVPLRILLYLWAFLVGVSRVLLGKHHLSDVGCGFALGFLHFRLVESVWLDSATCQTLISIGTLRWTPLV; via the exons ATGCCCGGCAGCCAGGCCCGGTGTCGGACCAGGGACAGGAACAACGTCCTGAACCGGCCCGAGTTCCTGTCCCTGAACCAGCCCCCCCTGAGGGAGCAGGGGCCAGGAGAGGGGCGGGGGGGCAGCAGTCTGAGGAGAACCTCATTCAGACAGCACAGTCAGCAGGAGGACACAGGAGGGAG gGGGCCAAGGGACTCCTCGGAGGGGTGCTCAGCAGCTGATGGGGGGTTGAAGGAGACGCCTCGCTGGCCGGAGCAGGACTGTATGCAGCTGAATCCGTCATTTCGAGGCATCGCCATCAACTCCCTGCTGGCCATCGACATCAGCCTGTCAAAGCGTCTGGGAGTGTGCGTGGGGGCCCACAGCTCCGGGGCCCCATTGCGCTCCATGGTGACCCTGCTGGCCTTCAGTGGACATGCCCTACCCTGGCTCTGTGGGACTCTGATCTGTCTGTGGAGGAGCAACACGCTGGCAGGACAGGAAGTCCTCGTCAACCTTCTGCTGG CTCTTCTCCTGGATCTAATGACGGTCGCTGGAATGCAGAAGTTGGTCAAACGCAGAGGACCGTGGGATTTCCCTCCAGGGTTTTTGGACTACGTTGCCATGGATACATACTCTTTCCCAGCGGCTCACGCCAGCCGAGCCGTCATGGTTTCCAAGTTCTTGTTGAACCACCTGGTGCTGGCG GTGCCCCTGAGGATCCTACTCTACCTGTGGGCCTTCCTGGTGGGCGTGTCCCGAGTGCTGCTGGGTAAACATCACCTCTCAGACGTCGGCTGTGGATTCGCTCTTGGCTTCCTGCACTTCCGTCTGGTGGAATCTGTGTGGCTGGACTCTGCTACCTGCCAGACCCTCATCTCCATCGGCACGCTGCGCTGGACTCCACTGGTTTAG
- the LOC124057862 gene encoding inactive phospholipid phosphatase 7-like isoform X3, protein MMLKKHHARGPRDSSEGCSAADGGLKETPRWPEQDCMQLNPSFRGIAINSLLAIDISLSKRLGVCVGAHSSGAPLRSMVTLLAFSGHALPWLCGTLICLWRSNTLAGQEVLVNLLLGENEAFQAERTALLLDLMTVAGMQKLVKRRGPWDFPPGFLDYVAMDTYSFPAAHASRAVMVSKFLLNHLVLAVPLRILLYLWAFLVGVSRVLLGKHHLSDVGCGFALGFLHFRLVESVWLDSATCQTLISIGTLRWTPLV, encoded by the exons atgatgctgAAGAAACATCACGCGAG gGGGCCAAGGGACTCCTCGGAGGGGTGCTCAGCAGCTGATGGGGGGTTGAAGGAGACGCCTCGCTGGCCGGAGCAGGACTGTATGCAGCTGAATCCGTCATTTCGAGGCATCGCCATCAACTCCCTGCTGGCCATCGACATCAGCCTGTCAAAGCGTCTGGGAGTGTGCGTGGGGGCCCACAGCTCCGGGGCCCCATTGCGCTCCATGGTGACCCTGCTGGCCTTCAGTGGACATGCCCTACCCTGGCTCTGTGGGACTCTGATCTGTCTGTGGAGGAGCAACACGCTGGCAGGACAGGAAGTCCTCGTCAACCTTCTGCTGGGTGAGAATGAAGCATTCCAGGCTGAAAGAACAG CTCTTCTCCTGGATCTAATGACGGTCGCTGGAATGCAGAAGTTGGTCAAACGCAGAGGACCGTGGGATTTCCCTCCAGGGTTTTTGGACTACGTTGCCATGGATACATACTCTTTCCCAGCGGCTCACGCCAGCCGAGCCGTCATGGTTTCCAAGTTCTTGTTGAACCACCTGGTGCTGGCG GTGCCCCTGAGGATCCTACTCTACCTGTGGGCCTTCCTGGTGGGCGTGTCCCGAGTGCTGCTGGGTAAACATCACCTCTCAGACGTCGGCTGTGGATTCGCTCTTGGCTTCCTGCACTTCCGTCTGGTGGAATCTGTGTGGCTGGACTCTGCTACCTGCCAGACCCTCATCTCCATCGGCACGCTGCGCTGGACTCCACTGGTTTAG
- the LOC124057862 gene encoding inactive phospholipid phosphatase 7-like isoform X1, which translates to MPGSQARCRTRDRNNVLNRPEFLSLNQPPLREQGPGEGRGGSSLRRTSFRQHSQQEDTGGRGPRDSSEGCSAADGGLKETPRWPEQDCMQLNPSFRGIAINSLLAIDISLSKRLGVCVGAHSSGAPLRSMVTLLAFSGHALPWLCGTLICLWRSNTLAGQEVLVNLLLGENEAFQAERTALLLDLMTVAGMQKLVKRRGPWDFPPGFLDYVAMDTYSFPAAHASRAVMVSKFLLNHLVLAVPLRILLYLWAFLVGVSRVLLGKHHLSDVGCGFALGFLHFRLVESVWLDSATCQTLISIGTLRWTPLV; encoded by the exons ATGCCCGGCAGCCAGGCCCGGTGTCGGACCAGGGACAGGAACAACGTCCTGAACCGGCCCGAGTTCCTGTCCCTGAACCAGCCCCCCCTGAGGGAGCAGGGGCCAGGAGAGGGGCGGGGGGGCAGCAGTCTGAGGAGAACCTCATTCAGACAGCACAGTCAGCAGGAGGACACAGGAGGGAG gGGGCCAAGGGACTCCTCGGAGGGGTGCTCAGCAGCTGATGGGGGGTTGAAGGAGACGCCTCGCTGGCCGGAGCAGGACTGTATGCAGCTGAATCCGTCATTTCGAGGCATCGCCATCAACTCCCTGCTGGCCATCGACATCAGCCTGTCAAAGCGTCTGGGAGTGTGCGTGGGGGCCCACAGCTCCGGGGCCCCATTGCGCTCCATGGTGACCCTGCTGGCCTTCAGTGGACATGCCCTACCCTGGCTCTGTGGGACTCTGATCTGTCTGTGGAGGAGCAACACGCTGGCAGGACAGGAAGTCCTCGTCAACCTTCTGCTGGGTGAGAATGAAGCATTCCAGGCTGAAAGAACAG CTCTTCTCCTGGATCTAATGACGGTCGCTGGAATGCAGAAGTTGGTCAAACGCAGAGGACCGTGGGATTTCCCTCCAGGGTTTTTGGACTACGTTGCCATGGATACATACTCTTTCCCAGCGGCTCACGCCAGCCGAGCCGTCATGGTTTCCAAGTTCTTGTTGAACCACCTGGTGCTGGCG GTGCCCCTGAGGATCCTACTCTACCTGTGGGCCTTCCTGGTGGGCGTGTCCCGAGTGCTGCTGGGTAAACATCACCTCTCAGACGTCGGCTGTGGATTCGCTCTTGGCTTCCTGCACTTCCGTCTGGTGGAATCTGTGTGGCTGGACTCTGCTACCTGCCAGACCCTCATCTCCATCGGCACGCTGCGCTGGACTCCACTGGTTTAG
- the LOC124057863 gene encoding putative uncharacterized protein BRD3OS: MSDSDPPTVEDQMTPGPGRHPLAEKALSESFARLRYRDTSLLIWQQQQQELEAAPPSTYLNRSQSTWYSSFGNQAVLVRDKRGLQDTEGRSRICSIM, translated from the coding sequence ATGTCAGACAGTGATCCACCCACTGTAGAGGACCAGATGACTCCAGGTCCTGGTCGACACCCTCTGGCAGAGAAGGCCCTGTCAGAGTCCTTTGCCCGGTTGCGGTACCGGGACACGTCCCTGCTGatctggcagcagcagcagcaggagctggaggcaGCGCCGCCCTCAACCTACCTGAACCGCAGCCAGTCAACCTGGTACAGCAGCTTCGGGAACCAGGCTGTTCTGGTCCGGGACAAGAGGGGTCTTCAGGACACAGAAGGACGGTCCAGGATCTGCAGCATCATGTAG